In a genomic window of Epinephelus fuscoguttatus linkage group LG23, E.fuscoguttatus.final_Chr_v1:
- the ntn5 gene encoding netrin-1, with translation MMFLPFSPPPSTSLFPIFLLLLLFLPPSFVSSSLSHTPLSWTSPHDPCYYLDGRPRHCLSEFINAAYGVPANASHSLQGSDYDSNITTLTDLHNPHNLTCWMARGGADAGDWIITLPLGRRFEITYISLQFCQQGEPSDPISISILKSMDYGRTWRPMQHYSSDCLGNFGMPSQTVAQTRHQETEPLCSDPRPLQKQRGGMVLAFSTLDGRPSSPDFDYSHTLQDWVTATDIRVVFHHVSKDVKVGTPDKKEEVRWRDSAEEDRGTGLLRWRLGSKGRTGGQDKLNTENTLAFFEREIKNSDIRERHKVDKHVRKGHYKGSDQDEDGHNVTSKEGGDSFSTLTSSKKGGRARGRGRKKENNHWLPCPVGGCNWTVEGRSRNNKGRELRKRRNNNLNAKQSSRNLQAAPPSALRAALALSDIQVGGRCKCNGHASKCRRDDTGQAVCVCEHHTAGPDCDVCEDFFCDRPWHRATPTHPNPCVACECNGHSNKCRFSMEVFQQSGRRSGGVCQKCRHHTAGRHCQYCQNGYTRDHSKPLNHRKACQPCQCHPLGAVGRWCNQTSGQCLCREGVTGLRCNRCAPGYKQGKSPLRPCIRIQEVAPTPVYQPQYSIAEECVSYCQPSQVKVRMNLETYCLKDFVLKVQVRGMERSGPWWQFSISVQTVFRTASTSRVRRGPQSLWVPDRDLSCGCPALHVGRTFLLIGAEEGERGWGPEESRLVADRSTLALQWREHWSPKLRGFRGQDKRGRCPAKSPNSHQHHHHREHTKPQSGYIPPHLRTETHTEPHSEDTVEDTQTSVMPHTHSHTDSEVTPTEATPSPATPALVCSTPGPG, from the exons ATGATGTTCCTGCCCttctcccctcccccctccacctctctcttcCCCATTTTCCTTCtactcctccttttcctccctccatccttcgtctcctcttctctctcacacaccccaTTGAGCTGGACTTCGCCTCACGACCCCTGCTACTACCTAGACGGCCGCCCGCGGCACTGCCTGTCAGAGTTCATCAATGCTGCCTATGGCGTCCCGGCCAATGCCAGCCACTCGCTACAAGGCTCCGATTATGACAGCAACATCACCACCCTGACGGACCTCCACAACCCCCACAACCTCACCTGCTGGATGGCTCGTGGAGGTGCGGACGCCGGAGACTGGATCATCACGCTACCTCTGGGCCGCCGCTTTGAGATCACATACATAAGTTTGCAGTTTTGCCAACAGGGGGAGCCGTCTGACCCCATTTCGATCTCCATCCTCAAGTCAATGGACTATGGGCGCACCTGGAGGCCGATGCAGCACTACTCCAGCGACTGCTTGGGAAACTTTGGGATGCCCTCGCAGACGGTGGCTCAGACAAGACACCAAGAGACAGAGCCGCTCTGCTCAGACCCTCGACCCCTGCAGAAGCAGAGAGGCGGCATGGTGTTGGCATTCTCCACCCTGGATGGACGGCCATCCTCGCCTGATTTTGACTACAGCCACACCCTACAAGACTGGGTGACGGCCACGGATATCCGTGTGGTCTTCCACCATGTGTCCAAAGACGTTAAAGTGGGTACACCAGATAAGAAAGAGGAGGTGCGATGGCGTGACAGtgcagaggaagacagagggaCTGGGCTTCTGAGGTGGAGATTGGGCTCTAAGGGTCGCACCGGAGGTCAGGACAagttaaacacagaaaacacactggCATTTTTTGAGAGGGAGATTAAAAACTCAGACATAAGGGAGAGGCACAAAGTGGACAAACATGTACGGAAGGGACATTATAAAGGGTCAGATCAAGACGAAGATGGACACAATGTGACCAGCAAGGAAGGAGGGGACAGTTTTAGCACGCTCACTTCCTCAAAGAAAGGTGGGAGAGCCAGAGGGCGTGGCCGCAAGAAGGAAAACAACCACTGGCTGCCTTGCCCCGTTGGAGGTTGTAATTGGACGGTTGAGGGGCGGAGCAGGAACAACAAGGGGCGGgaactgaggaagaggaggaacaatAATCTCAATGCGAAACAAAGCTCCAGGAATCTGCAGGCGGCCCCACCCTCTGCCCTCCGAGCTGCCCTGGCTCTCTCAGACATACAAGTTGGCGGCAGGTGTAAATGTAACGGACACGCTTCCAAGTGTCGCCGTGACGACACAGgccaggctgtgtgtgtgtgcgagcatCACACAGCAGGGCCAGACTGTGATGTGTGCGAGGATTTCTTCTGTGATAGGCCGTGGCATCGAGCTACACCCACGCACCCAAACCCTTGTGTTG CCTGTGAGTGTAACGGCCACTCCAACAAGTGTCGCTTCAGCATGGAGGTGTTTCAGCAGTCGGGCCGGCGCAGCGGAGGTGTGTGTCAGAAGTGTCGCCACCACACGGCCGGACGCCACTGCCAGTACTGCCAGAACGGGTACACCCGCGACCACAGCAAGCCGTTGAACCACCGCAAGGCCTGCCAAC CATGTCAGTGCCATCCTTTGGGAGCAGTGGGTCGCTGGTGTAACCAGACATCAGGTCAGTGTCTGTGTCGTGAAGGGGTGACCGGCCTCAGGTGTAACCGCTGTGCCCCGGGATACAAACAGGGCAAGTCCCCTCTGCGGCCCTGCATAC GAATTCAAGAGGTCGCTCCGACCCCAGTTTACCAACCTCAGTACAGCATAG CGGAGGAGTGTGTTTCATACTGCCAGCCCTCTCAGGTTAAAGTCAGGATGAACTTGGAGACCTATTGTCTCAAGGACTTCG tgCTGAAGGTGCAGGTGAGAGGGATGGAGCGTTCAGGTCCCTGGTGGCAGTTCTCCATCTCCGTCCAGACCGTCTTCCGCACGGCGTCCACCTCCCGCGTCCGCAGGGGCCCCCAGTCCCTCTGGGTCCCCGACCGGGACCTCAGCTGCGGCTGCCCCGCCCTCCACGTGGGCCGGACCTTCCTCCTGATCGGTGCGGAGGAGGGGGAGCGGGGCTGGGGCCCTGAGGAGAGTCGGCTGGTGGCGGACCGCTCCACTCTGGCCCTCCAGTGGCGGGAACACTGGAGCCCCAAACTGAGGGGCTTCCGGGGGCAGGACAAGAGGGGCCGCTGCCCGGCGAAATCCCCCAACAGccaccagcaccaccatcaCAGGGAGCACACAAAGCCCCAGTCTGGGTACATCCCCCCTCACCTGCGGACTGAGACGCACACGGAGCCTCACAGTGAGGACACAGTGGAGGACACTCAAACGTCAGTGATgccgcacacacactctcacacagacaGTGAGGTCACACCCACAGAGGCGACCCCCTCGCCTGCTACACCCGCTCTGGTGTGCTCCACTCCAGGTCCTGGATGA